The DNA region CCGAAGCCGTCGACCTCGCCCGCGAAGGCGGCACCACGGTGCGGCGCAAACCGGAAGAGATCTACGACAACACGTTTGTCAACAACTTGGAGAAGAGCGGGTTTTTGAAAGAGATTTGGGGGAGTGAGAACTATCGGCGGTAGTTCAACGTCCCTGCGCCTTGCGCAAAAAGCTCATGTCCTCCAAATCGTCCGGCGTAAACGTCTTAGCGACTTTCAAAGTCTCGCGGTAAATCTCGATTTCTTTTTCTACTGCGGCGCGCGGTTTCGTGCCGTCTTTGCTGTAGCCCAGCATCTGTGAGGTGAATGCTTTCTCCGCCAGTGGCATGTCGAGCTTGTGATAGGCCGCAACATACTCGACGACTTCTTTGCGGTTGGCCGGGTTGACGATGTAGTTCATCGTGCGGTGCAGCGCCGCGATCATGCCCTGCACTTTCTGCGGGGTTTTCTTCATAGTCTCCACCGAACTGACAAGCCCGATAAAGCTCAACGGCGCGTAGGCGCGCGCGTCGGCCAATTTCGTGTAACCCTTTGCCTCCAACTCTTCGACATAGGGCGGCGGTAAAATACTCGCCGCGACTTTTTTGCTGGTGAGCGCTTTGATCATGCTATCGACAAGCTGCAGCCCGAGCATCGTCACCTTGCCGCCGTCCAGCCCGTGGGCACGCAGAATTGCGCTGGTCGACATGCCAGTGGCATCGGTCAATGCATTAACGCCGATGGACTTGCCGGCCAGATCTTGCACCGACTTGATCTCGGGCTGGCCCATCAGCACGTGCACGGGGTCCTGCTGCACGTAGAACACCCGACGCAGCGCGATGCCGCGCATGATCGCCGAGGTCGCCGCGCCGGTGGTCGACGAAAAATCCAACTCGCCGGCGATCAACGCCGCAATCGCGGTCGGCGGCGCCATGATGACCAGTTGCGGTTCGATCTGTTCGGCGGCGAAGAAACCTTTATCCTTGCCGAAGTAGTAGGGCATGATCGACAGACTCTGTGACGGCACATGGATCGTGACCCGAGTCGGTGCCGAAGCGGCAAGGGCCACCGAACCCAGCGGCCAAGCGATAACAATGGCAAGAATAACTGCAACAATGAACATGGTTTCTCCAATCGCAGCGGGCACGAGCAATCGCGCGCCCATGTTTACTTGTGAAATCGATTGGCTGCTTTTGCGGCGACCTCTTTCACGGCCGGCAGCGGACAAAAACCCTGCGACTCGACCGCGAACACGGGATTGAACTTGCTGCGGAAGTTTTCCAAGCCGATGATCGCCGCCAATTCAACCAGCTCTTCCTCTGAATAATGTTTCTTCAAGCGACTAAAAAACTTATCGGTCACGCGCTTGTTCGTGTAGGTCATGCGCTCGCACAGTTCCAGCGCTAGTTTCTCGCGAACCGAGAACACCGAGCTCTTCCTGTAATCGCCCAGTGCCGCCTCGACTTTTTCCGGCGACGCCCCATGTTGCATCCCACTGGATGCATTGATGTCGAGTCAATATGGACAACCGTTGATGCTCGCCGCCTTCATGCACAACAAATGGCGCAGGTCGGCAGGAATCAACCCTGAAGCGAGTATGCCGGCTTGCAGCGCCTGCACCCCTTGCTGAATAGTCGGACGGACGCCGTAGACCCACGCCGTGTTGAGCACCGAGCCGTACTGTTTTTCCTGCGCCTCGAACGTCTTGCGAACTGCTTCAGATGCCGACTCTTTCGAAACGCCCTTAATACGCAGCATAGTAAGTCCTCCTCCGTAGGGGACGGTCGCGACCGTCCCCCTGCAATTTAAGCAGCTTTGCCGCGGTGCCGCCGAGCATGTCCTCTTTGATGGAACTCGCTAGCGGCAAACCTCGTATGTGCTTGACGTACTCGTTCATCCCGCCGGCGTTCTTTCCTTGCACCGGATCGCTGGCATTGAAATTCTGCGGGTAGTCCGTCGCGAAGACAAGCCGCTCGGGCTTGATGACTTCGAGAGCGCAGCGCAGCGCGATCGGACTGCCTTCGAAGCCCGCCATGTCAAAATAGAGCAAATCGAAATAGTCATCGAAGTGCTTGGGCAGCTTAAAGCGATAGGAGGAGCGCGAGATGCGCTCTTTGTAACCGGCCAGGCCGCCGCCAAAATGGGCGAAGACAAACTGCAAATCGGGATAGCGCTCCAACACCCCGCCGGCGATCAGCCGAGTCACCGCCACGCCCAAATCGAACTCGCGTGTAAGAATGACCGGTAGCATGTAGTCGAGCATGAGCGAATAGCCCTTGGGGCCGAGGGCGGGATGAACAAAGATCGGCACCTTGAGCTTGTTCACCAAATCGTAAAACGGCGCGAACTCCTTCGCGTCGAGCGAAAGGCCTTCGCTTTGCGATGAGATCGTCACACCCTTCAACCCAAGCCCCACGGCGCGCTCCACTTCCGCCAACGCCTCGGCACCGCCGAGGGGCGGCACATGCGCCAAACCGACGATGCGCTCGGGAAAATCC from Deltaproteobacteria bacterium includes:
- a CDS encoding ABC transporter substrate-binding protein, with protein sequence MGARLLVPAAIGETMFIVAVILAIVIAWPLGSVALAASAPTRVTIHVPSQSLSIMPYYFGKDKGFFAAEQIEPQLVIMAPPTAIAALIAGELDFSSTTGAATSAIMRGIALRRVFYVQQDPVHVLMGQPEIKSVQDLAGKSIGVNALTDATGMSTSAILRAHGLDGGKVTMLGLQLVDSMIKALTSKKVAASILPPPYVEELEAKGYTKLADARAYAPLSFIGLVSSVETMKKTPQKVQGMIAALHRTMNYIVNPANRKEVVEYVAAYHKLDMPLAEKAFTSQMLGYSKDGTKPRAAVEKEIEIYRETLKVAKTFTPDDLEDMSFLRKAQGR
- a CDS encoding amidohydrolase, with amino-acid sequence MVIDFEHHYIPVELGQKLGMKTDNKVAVRQGDASIHSQLFDLQAQIADMDRGGIDISVMTSILGWDTTLENCRLLNDCTARAQKDFPERIVGLAHVPPLGGAEALAEVERAVGLGLKGVTISSQSEGLSLDAKEFAPFYDLVNKLKVPIFVHPALGPKGYSLMLDYMLPVILTREFDLGVAVTRLIAGGVLERYPDLQFVFAHFGGGLAGYKERISRSSYRFKLPKHFDDYFDLLYFDMAGFEGSPIALRCALEVIKPERLVFATDYPQNFNASDPVQGKNAGGMNEYVKHIRGLPLASSIKEDMLGGTAAKLLKLQGDGRDRPLRRRTYYAAY